The following is a genomic window from Candidatus Paceibacterota bacterium.
GAAAAACAATCAGCCAAAATTCCGGGTCGTCCTATTTTCAACGAAATGCTGGACAAAATAGAGCGAGGAGAAGCAAACGGAATTTTGGCTTGGCACGCGGACAGATTGGCGCGCAATTCGGTGGACGGCGGGCGTATCATTTACCTTTTGGACACCGGAAAACTTGCGGCGTTGAAATTTCCCACGCTGTGGTTTGAGAATACGCCGCAAGGAAAATTTATGTTGAATATTGTATTCGGGCAAAGCAAATACTATGTGGACTCTCTTTCTGAAAACACGAAGCGAGGTTTGCGCCAAAAAGTGAAGCGCGGAGAATATCCCGGCCCCGCGCCCATCGGCTATATCAACGATAGCCGCACAAAATCGGTGGTAGTGGACAGAAAGAAAGCAAAAATCATTCGCGGGGCCTTTGAACTCTACGCCGAGGGCAATTCGCGATTAGATGATATTTCTGACTTTTTGGCGCAACGCGGGATACTATCCCGCGGCGGAAAGAGAATCCACAAGACGAGGGCGACTTTTATCCTTTCCAATCCGTTCTACACCGGATTATTCAAATACAGCGGTGAACTTCACGAAGGAAACTACGAGCCAATCATCGCAAAGAAAATTTTTGATAAAGTCCAAGAGGTTTTGAAGCAGAGAGGAAGGCCGCACCACAAAACCAAGTATGAACCGCAAGATTATTGCGGATTATTGAAGTGTGGCTCTTGCGGAATGTCCATCACTGGCGAATACAGGGTTAAAAAGCAAAAGAATGGCAACACGCACGATTATATTTACTACCACTGCACCAAGAAAAATAAATCGGTGAAGTGTCCCGAACCCTGTATTCGCCA
Proteins encoded in this region:
- a CDS encoding recombinase family protein, which translates into the protein MNNEQHKFFLYARKSTDVEDKQVRSIEDQIAELRAFTKQENLNVIDVLIEKQSAKIPGRPIFNEMLDKIERGEANGILAWHADRLARNSVDGGRIIYLLDTGKLAALKFPTLWFENTPQGKFMLNIVFGQSKYYVDSLSENTKRGLRQKVKRGEYPGPAPIGYINDSRTKSVVVDRKKAKIIRGAFELYAEGNSRLDDISDFLAQRGILSRGGKRIHKTRATFILSNPFYTGLFKYSGELHEGNYEPIIAKKIFDKVQEVLKQRGRPHHKTKYEPQDYCGLLKCGSCGMSITGEYRVKKQKNGNTHDYIYYHCTKKNKSVKCPEPCIRQEELDKQISSLLQKFSLRADWAEKLLEMAETDKEKSAQSVSVFVLESQNQIRAINEKLQRLLDGYLEQDIEREIYREQKAILLSEKKSLDEKMARIEQKQNDWLEPMKEWIKVASTLVKIARDNNLLEKKVAAKEIFGSNLRLASRAVRGEPVFPYSAARSAANLVGQKSESLILVGEMGVEPI